A stretch of DNA from Serinibacter arcticus:
GCGAGCTTGCGCGGTCCGAGGGCGGGCCCGGCGTGCACGGTCGATCGCCACGAGACTGTCGAGGACCGGAAGTACCTGATACCGTGAGTTTCATGAGTCGTGTCGTCGAGGACGCCTCCCCCCGCTCCGACGGGCGGTCGCTGCGCTGGGAGTCCCACCGGGCAGCCCGTCGCGACGACCTCACGCGCGCCGCCCGCAAGGCGATCCACCACGGCGGCCCCGACCTGTCCATGGACGAGATCGCCTCCGCGATCGGCACGTCCAAGTCGATCGTGTACCGCTACTTCCGCGACCGCAGCGGGCTGCAGACCGCCGTCGGCGAGGCCGTCCTGCAGGAGATGGGTTCCGCCCTCGCGGACGTCTCCCACCGCGCCACCGGACCCCGTGACGCCGTCCGGGCGATGGTCGGTGTCTACCTCGGGATGATCTCTACCTCGCCCGCCGTCTACACGTTCGTCACGCGTGGCGGCGAGGTGAGCGAGGAGCCCGGTCCCCTGCGCACCCTGGCCGACGACGCGGCCGCCCTCCTCGTGCCCGTCCTCAGCGACGCGCTGGCCGCGCAGGAGCGGTCGCGCGACGCCGCCCACATGTGGGCGGCCGGCGTCATCGGGTTCGTCCGCGGCGCAGCCGAGGTGTGGCTGGTGGAGCGCGGCACGGTCGCCGACCGCGACCCCGACGTCGAGCACGCCGAGATCGAGCGCCTCGCCGACACGCTCGCCGGCTGGATCTGCGTCGGCACCCCCAGCCCGTGACCGCCCCCACCCACGCATCGACAACCCCGAGCCCGCGAGACGAAGGAGTCACCACCATGGCCGCCGAGAACCCCGCCCCGACCACCCTCGACGTCGGCGCGCTGGCCGACCTCCTCGACGGTCGCTGGGCCGAGCTGCGTCGCCACGCCCGCGACATCTCCACCGAGCCCGAGATGGTCAGCATCCCGGGTCAGCCGATGGCCGAGCACCGCGAGCGCGTGCTCGCGTCGCTGCAGCGTCTCGCGGACGCGGGGGAGGTGCAGCGGGCGTTCCCGACCGCGCTGGGCGGTGAGGACAACCCCGGCGGCAACATCGCCGGCTTCGAGGAGCTGATCGTCGCCGACCCCTCCGTGCAGATCAAGGCGGGCGTCCAGTGGGGCCTGTTCGGTTCCGCCGTCCTCCACCTCGGCACCGAGCACCACCACACGACCTTCCTCCCCGGGATCATGAGCCTGGCGGTCCCCGGTGCGTTCGCCATGACCGAGACGGGCCACGGCAGCGACGTCGCCTCGATCGCGACCACCGCGACCTTCGACCCCGAGACGCAGGAGTTCGAGATCCACACGCCCTACCGTGCGGCGTGGAAGGACTACATCGGCAACGCGGCCGTGCACGGGACCGCCGCCGTCGTGTTCGCGCAGCTCGTCACGAACGGCGTCAACCACGGTGTGCACGCGTTCTACGTGCCGCTCCGGGACACCTCGCAGGACAAGGTCGACGGCGCGCACCCCATGCTCCCGGGCGTCACGAGCGAGGACGACGGGCACAAGGGCGGGCTGAACGGGATCGACAACGGTCGGCTCGCGTTCGACCACGTCCGCATCCCGCGCACCAACCTCCTCGACCGCTACGGCAGCGTCGCGGAGGACGGCTCGTACACCTCGCCCATCGCCTCGCCCGGTCGTCGGTTCTTCACGATGCTCTCGACCCTCGTGCAGGGGCGCGTCTCGCTGGACGGCGCCTCCGCCGTCGTGAGCAAGATGGCGCTCGCGATCGCGTGGCGCTACGCCGAGGAGCGGCGCCAGTTCACCGGCGCCGACCCCGAGGCCGAGACGGTGCTGGCGGACTACGGCACGCACCGCCGTCGCCTGCTGCCGCTGCTCGCGCGCACCTATGCCGTCCAGCTGCTGCACAACGACCTGCTCGAGCGGTTCCACGGCGTCTTCGCCGGCGAGCACGACTCCGACGAGGACCGTCAGGACCTCGAGACGCTGGCGGCCGCCGCGAAGCCGCTCTCGACCTGGCACGCGCTCGAGACGCTCCAGACCGCGCGCGAGGCCTGCGGCGGCCAGGGCTTCCTCGCCGAGAACCGGCTCGTGGGCCTGAGGGCCGACATGGACGTGTACGCGACGTTCGAGGGCGACAACACCGTGCTGCTGCAGCTCGTCGGCAAGCGCCTGCTCACCGACTACGGGCGCTCGACGGCGAAGATGGACGTAGCCGGTCAGGCCCGGTGGGTGGCCGAACGCGCGGGCGACATGGCGCTGCACCGCACGCCGCTGCGCCGCGCGTCGCAGTCGATCCGCGACTGGGGCTCGCGCGCCCGGTCTGCCGAGGAGCTGCGCGACCCGGCGATGCAGCGGGAGCTGCTCGAGGACCGCGTCGAGACGATGATCGAGGAGATCGCGCTCCGCCTGCGTCCGACCCTCAAGGGCACGCCGGCCGAGCGGGCCGCGGCGTTCGACGCGAACCAGGCCGAGCTGGTCGAGGCCGCGCGGGCGCACGGCGAGCTCCTCCAGTGGGAGTCCTTCACCGCGGCGCTCGAGGCGGTCACCGAGCCCGCGACCCGACGCGTGATGG
This window harbors:
- a CDS encoding TetR/AcrR family transcriptional regulator, with product MSRVVEDASPRSDGRSLRWESHRAARRDDLTRAARKAIHHGGPDLSMDEIASAIGTSKSIVYRYFRDRSGLQTAVGEAVLQEMGSALADVSHRATGPRDAVRAMVGVYLGMISTSPAVYTFVTRGGEVSEEPGPLRTLADDAAALLVPVLSDALAAQERSRDAAHMWAAGVIGFVRGAAEVWLVERGTVADRDPDVEHAEIERLADTLAGWICVGTPSP
- a CDS encoding acyl-CoA dehydrogenase yields the protein MAAENPAPTTLDVGALADLLDGRWAELRRHARDISTEPEMVSIPGQPMAEHRERVLASLQRLADAGEVQRAFPTALGGEDNPGGNIAGFEELIVADPSVQIKAGVQWGLFGSAVLHLGTEHHHTTFLPGIMSLAVPGAFAMTETGHGSDVASIATTATFDPETQEFEIHTPYRAAWKDYIGNAAVHGTAAVVFAQLVTNGVNHGVHAFYVPLRDTSQDKVDGAHPMLPGVTSEDDGHKGGLNGIDNGRLAFDHVRIPRTNLLDRYGSVAEDGSYTSPIASPGRRFFTMLSTLVQGRVSLDGASAVVSKMALAIAWRYAEERRQFTGADPEAETVLADYGTHRRRLLPLLARTYAVQLLHNDLLERFHGVFAGEHDSDEDRQDLETLAAAAKPLSTWHALETLQTAREACGGQGFLAENRLVGLRADMDVYATFEGDNTVLLQLVGKRLLTDYGRSTAKMDVAGQARWVAERAGDMALHRTPLRRASQSIRDWGSRARSAEELRDPAMQRELLEDRVETMIEEIALRLRPTLKGTPAERAAAFDANQAELVEAARAHGELLQWESFTAALEAVTEPATRRVMVWLRDLFALTTIEKNLAWYLVNGRLSAQRARTVTSYVERLLLRLRPHALELIEAFGYGPEHLRAAIATGAEAQRQEDARAHVRRERATGTAPVLEKHLADTRDGASGPKVAQPV